In Canis aureus isolate CA01 chromosome 6, VMU_Caureus_v.1.0, whole genome shotgun sequence, one genomic interval encodes:
- the VAMP4 gene encoding vesicle-associated membrane protein 4 isoform X4, giving the protein MQENITKVIERGERLDELQDKSESLSDNATAFSNRSKQLRRQMWWRGCKIKAIMALVAVILLLVIINRKSLSQRSSVDPHCGFCVTSPKTLMYKLEISPGDASLVIGSCVQSSEKSASPGHQWAHSQLTSVLTVLKYRA; this is encoded by the exons AtgcaagaaaatattacaaaggtAATTGAAAGAGGGGAGAGACTAGATGAACTACAGGACAAATCAG AAAGCTTATCGGATAATGCAACTGCTTTTAGCAACAGATCCAAACAACTTCGAAGGCAAATGTGGTGGCGTGGATGCAAA ATAAAAGCCATCATGGCTTTGGTTGCTGTTATCCTTTTGCTAGTGATTATCA ACAGAAAAAGTTTGTCACAAAGAAGTAGTGTTGATCCTCATTGTGGATTTTGTGTGACTTCACCTAAAACACTGATGTATAAACTAGAAATCAGTCCTGGAGATGCTTCCCTCGTCATTGGCAGCTGTGTTCAGAGCAGTGAAAAATCTGCATCTCCTGGACATCAGTGGGCACATTCCCAGCTGACGTCTG ttCTTACAGTCTTGAAATACCGCGCTTGA